Part of the Oreochromis aureus strain Israel breed Guangdong linkage group 20, ZZ_aureus, whole genome shotgun sequence genome, aactctgttgcttgtgaagcttgcacacaagaatttcactcgcatgtactgtaccagtgtacctgcacatgtgatgtgacaataaaggtgatttgatttgatttgatttgatttgatttatatttatataaccTTTGTGCTGCTCTCCTCTCAACCCAGCCTGAATGGAGCTCTCTGAGAGTTTCCTTCCCGGTGCCATCAATGAGTTCTCATTCGATGGAAATATTTGGGGGGGTTTCTGTGTTGGTAGGCACAAATCCAACTTAAAGAACGGCACCAAATCTAAATGTGGACGGGTACATTTAGCGTTAATATAAAAAAGGTTTTAGCAGTGGTTGTGTAAATGGTTTTGAATTAATGGAGAATCCTGTCACAGTTCATGCGAGTTATCCTTTGAGCTGCTTGGTCATCAAAATGTTCCAATTTTAACTTCACACGTTTACATGTGTGTGACAGGAATCAAGGTTAATATGTACAGGCATCTGTCCCGGTACATGGAACACTCATCTATTGCTGTTAGTTATttgagtaaaaagaaaaaattaaataaataaataaaataagggagaaagaaaaaggaaatttCCTCCTGGGAGTAAGCTGCTCCCATAAGCAGAGCCTGTGGGCCTGTGACAATGACTGCTTGGTCAGCTGCTACTTGGTCACACAAAAACGTGAAGAGGCTTCAGTGACAAAATAAACATATAGGTTCATGCAAGCAGAAAGAAATGCAAACTGGCACCTGATGAAATGAAACTTTTAATGTTCAGACAAAAAACGGAGAACAGAGAAGCAGACGGAGAATCCATCACTACAATTaactaaaaaatgaaacaaaagctGAGCTTCACAGGCTCATTGTCTACTGATATGGCTGTTTTGTCTTGTACACCACCCTCACTGTCATCCTCAGTATCAacatcataaaaacataaatgtaTGAGGAAAGCGTTTAAGATGTAAACCAGTTAACACACAAAATCATAAACATAATCTGACTACAGTTATGTGTCCTGCCAAGTGCAGTTCATTGACATGTTGTTCGAGGTACATtctaagaaaaagagaagaagaaacaattGATAAAGATTGATGAAATCCTCTTGTAAATATTAACTTATTTGCCAAAGGTAACAGAGACtatgctgctttttaaaatatacttACCTTTTTCAGCGTGGGCAAAATATAAATCCTTCATTTACTGCTATGCTACGCTGACTGTGTTATCCTTCTTCATCTGTTCACACAGTGTGAAGAGCCCAATCAATAGCTGAAGACATTTTGACAAAGAACCTTTTAAATGTTAACTAGCTCAGCTTTAAACGTTGCATAGATGTCAGCAGTGTGACTGTTTAATTTGTTGTATAAGGCCAAACGGTTCAAGGCTAAATGGCTTTAAATTCTTGATGTTTAAGTGGCTGTACAGAAAAGCATACATAGGTCATGTGTATAGAAACAAATCCCCCCTCCCCAAAATATTTTGCATTAATCAGTCTTTTCCAGCTCTTGTTCTGCTCTGATTTTCAGTATCTCTAGCAAAAACAACAGCTTTCTATGCTATACCTTTAGAAACATTTGAAACATGGCATGTGTGTCAAAGTTATCTTATATGTTAACAGGCGCTCGGGATATGCAGGATCACTTGGTCACATTTAGGACATGAGGAAGTCGCCTGATTTTACTGGTCTGTCAGATTCAAAGAAGCATATCAGACAACGCAAGAAGCATCTGGCACTGCGTTTCTGCTGACAATGAAAATGATGTTATTTTAtctctttactgaagctcaacAGCAATAAAGATAATAGATAAACAACAAAGAATAAAGATAATAAAGATTTTTCGTtgaacagtgacaataaaaggcttttctattCTTTAAGCTGTTTTATGCAGATTACTTGGAAGCAGATTATGAGTGATGGGTTCAGAAGAGAATGGAACAGACCAAACTAGAAACATCCTTTATTGTTAAACACTGAGGATATCCACTTTACCAAGGAAagtagtgttttttgtttttgtttttaaaaaagagtctCTATTAATGCACATGCATTACATTATAAAACACATGTTCAACACATTCTTCAGTTGCAATTTTCGCCTGTTTTCTGATATCAAAATTTAGcctttcaagttatttttagcaAATTAATCAACATAAGCTAACACACATGCATGTTCACATAGACACACATCACATCAGACATGTGCAGGTGTGCAGTCAGGGACATGTGAGGAGGTGGCTCCTCTCTTATAAGGATGGGAAAGGAACAGTCACTCCCACAGACACATTGTTACAGAAGACTTCAGGGGGGTTCGCTCTCATTACACAGAGGTGACACCAGTAACTATCTGCACTACTCAAGAGGAGCCTAAAAAATCCCAACTGTAGAGAAGGACATGGAGGAGAAGGGCTCGCAATCTCTGGAGTATTTTGTGAAGAGGGAGGTTCTGGATGAGTTATGCCTGGATGAAGTGGCTCAAAAAGGGACTTGGTCCACTAAACCAACACTGGGCGATCGGGTGAAAGATTCCCtaaggtaaaaaataaataaataaataaaaaaaaaaggaaggaggagttaaatcaaaagaaaataataaaaaataggaaaaaaaagtttgtttttgaatCCTAATGCAATCGTTATCAGTGCTATAACTTGTCACTGAACAAGTGATTAATGAAGCGAGTTAAAGAGCTAAGAATGAGTTTGCACATTTAGACACAAGTTTACTTTGTCTGGTTGGTAAACTGTTTTGTTATCTCAAAGCAAAgttcatcattttttaaaaaattccctGGTTAACCTTTATAACAGCTTGTGATACAGCACATCATATCTGACCATAAAAGTGATACTGATGAATCACAAAAGCAATTATTGCCTGTTCAATTACATGAATTCATAACACTTCAGCATGGCAGAGGAGGTCGAGACTTACTCTGTTTACCTACAAATTTCTTTGGgattaaaaacaatcaaataataaTGCAGGAAAAaggcatttgtttatttattttggggttttttttgtaaaatattaGTTATTACTCAATGGTAGTGTACCACGTTTCTGCCCTTATCCACAGTCACTTAATTTTTTACAGCCCCAACTGATAAAAGATGTAACAGGTGGTACAGTTCACAAGATATGTTGTCAGTCTTTCTGAATGTTTAGATGTATAgacataaaaatgtatatagATAGTCATTATATACTTAAGCTTAAAAACTACAAGCAAagtcatttagaaaaaaatagagACTCTGACCGTTAATATCCAAACTGTGTCTTTCTGGAATGACTCTTGCAGATGTTCGGTGCCCAGGCTGAAACACATACTTCTAACCTGGATCCCTGTTCTCAGCTGGTTGCCTCGTTACTCCATCAGAGAAAATGCCTTAGGAGACCTGATTTCTGGCTGCAGTGTCGGCATCATGCATCTGCCGCAGGgtttgtatgtgtgaatgtgtgcactGGAGGGAGGTCACTGTTTAGCCACACGCCTTATCAAACGTTTTTTGGCAACAGGTTATTTAGCTACAAATGTTTGCATTAGAAACAGCTACCTTATCCAAATCTGAATTCTCCCATCTCTCTCTAATCAGtaaacagaaaaggaaatgtCTATCAATCTTTTAAGAAACCAAAATGTGTCtgaagtactttaagatgacaCCATACTCTCTGTCTTCTTCTTTAAAAAGGCATGGCATATGCTCTTctggcttccttgagaccagtgTATGGCCTTTACACCTCCCTCTTCCCTGTGCTGGTCTACTTCATCTTTGGTACATCCAGACACATTTCTATAGGTGAGTAATGTGGAAAATGTGTGTTTCCCAGTTCAAAAAAGCTTTAATATCGTTGATAATCTGATTCTTCCACGTCTCTATGaattaatatgtgtgtgtatacattgCTGTGTTTTGTATGCTCAGGCACATTTGCTGTGATCAGCATCATGGTCGGGAGTGTGACAGAAAGGCTGGCTCCTGACAGTAACTTTATTGTGAATGGCACTAATGGGACGGAAACTGTGGACATCGATACACGCGATGCTTACAGAGTACAGGTCGCATGTGCCCTCACAGTCTTGGCGGGACTCTTtcaggtgtgtgtctgttttgtgtgtcagacgTACAGCTTTAAGTGAAGTGATGAGCAAACCTGTCAGGGGCACATTTCACCTCCTTTGCTTCGCTGACTTTGCCATTTCCCGTCCTAAGATCCTGTTGGGTGTGGTGAGGTTTGGCTTCGTGGTCACCTACCTCTCTGAGCCCCTCATCCGCGGCTACACCACAGGATCGGCGTGCCATGTGTGCGTCTCCCAGCTCAAGTACCTGTTTGGAGTCTCACCGTCTCGCTTCACTGGCCCTCTCTCCCTCGTTTACGTGAGTGTGTTAATCATTATCTATCCAATTCACACTTAAGTACACTAACATTTTAAATTGCTTTcactatttatttacttttcgtGCTGCTTTTAACTTTACGACaagattaaatattaaaaaatgaattttgcactgttaaaaattTATATTGTTAACTGTAATTTAATTACTGCGCTGCGACTAATTACAACAGTTAAATGATGCTTGCACCTATATAAATGGATGAGCAATTCCTATTACCtttctaaataaatataaagtgtgtgtgtgtgtgtgtgtgtgtgtgtgtgtgtgtgtgtgtgtgtgtgtaatataaAGTACTGTATGAACATGGCTTTTAGAGTAAAAGCTTTGCTTGCCCAGTAATGCTTGAAATATACCAGTCCAATTACAGTCACCAGTATGTTTCCAGTAGCTGAAGCTGATCTCACTGAAGCTATGCAGGGAATTACAGGAGCTCACATACTGGACATTATTACACAcatattagattagatgaagTTGTAATTTTATCTGCTGTAATGAGACAATATTGAACATGGACACACACTTCGAGGAACTCAGATCAAGCAGCACACACGCTAAGTGCTGTACGTAAAGGACTCGGAGTGTCAACTTAATGTAAAGTTTCACTTgcaaaaagtttgttttgtcaGTGTATTTACACATATTGCAGACACTTATTACCAATTATTTATGGTCTACATGTGCCAtgtcaaaaaatatatatatataaccaaTAGACCTTTCATTGGTTGTATtgctttacttgttttttttctctccacagACTGTGTTGGAGATTTGCAGCCTGCTGCCGCAGACTCAGGTGCCAGAGCTGGTGGTCAGCCTGGTGGCACTCGCTGTTCTCATTGTGGTCAAAGAAATCAATGACTGCTACCGACAGAAGCTGCCGCTGCCTATTCCAATAGAGCTCATAGTTGTGAGTCTTccttttggtttttctttcatCCTTTCTCTGCCAGTaaaacagcaggtgtattgATATAAGCACCCAGCAGGGGGCGTCTTGACCACACTAGACCAGGGGAATGCTGTAGTTGCATGAAAGGGGCTGTTGATACTGaagtggctttttttctttttttttgcatctttttAATCAACAGGTCATAGCAGCAACAGTCATTACACACTTCTGTGACCTTCCTAGTAAATACAACATTGATGTGGTTGGAGAAATTCCCAGTGGGTAAGCTCATCTCTGTGTGGAAATAAAGTGCTGGACTTGGTGAGGTGAACCCAGGACACAAAGATTCCCCTCTTTTCGTATCTGCCAGAAATGCAGAGCTTGTTGATAAGACTGTCACACAATCTGCAAAGAAGCGTGTGTGTAACAGTGTCTCCCGAAGGCTCCTGTTATGGAAAAAGCCAGGTTTCCCCACGGAAGCCATAAAACAGCGCAGAGTAAACACCAGCCATAATAGGAGATTAATGTGATACACATATAGAACGGCTGCTGGTCTTTAAAGGGGGATTCATAAAATTTATTTTGACGTgtttctaaattattaaacagATTCATGTGTGTGTCGCTGATAAATAGTTAAACAGGTCATGTTTTTCTTCTGCTCCAGGCTCAAGGCCCCTAGTGCTCCAGATACCACTTTTTTCTCAAGCGTTATAGGAGATGCTTTTGCTGTGGCCATTGTGGGCTTTGCCATCAACATTTCTCTGGGCAAAACATTTGGCCTCAAATATGGCTACAAGGTGGACAGCAACCAGGTGAGGAAAGCACACATGCACTGTGGCACGTACAAACAGTACAAGCAGTCCTTTGACTCTCTCATAACAAGGAGGAGTAAAACTTTGGCCTAAAATTAGACTTTAGTCTGTAGTCTGCCTGTTCCTGCCACATTAGTGGAAAAAATGACTCAGGTTGTCACTGATTGAGCTTTGGGCTGACTGCATAGACTTCTTCAGGTGCTTagttcatttaaataaatgtacttAAGCTAATGCATTAGAAAAGtagtgtcaaacataaggcccaggggccagattcagcctggcaaagactccaatctggcccactggaCAGCTTTACAAAATGTGATGGAGGGCATATATTTGGaccttttaaatgtattttcataaaTTTATAGCGACTTCCCCAAGGCTATTCAGACTACATCAAAGTaattaagaaacaaagaaacaattaTATGAAGGAAAAGTTCCTGTGTGTTCTGTATCTGCTACGCTGGtagaaaggggagtttcactAGTTTGGCCCATTTAGGATCAAAGTGAGCTGGATTTGGGTCCAGATGTCAAAGGATTTTTGATATCCGTGCATTAGAATAAATAACCAAAGCATTATAATCTTACATCTCAGGTTTAGATTGTAGCCTCAGACAGTGTGAGCTTCAACAAAATACTTTACTTTTCTAAAGcttaaaagagagaaagagagagagagacaatgGACTGTTTTCCCACTACACTATTCATacagtgtatttttatttattcacttagTTCTAACTAGTAGTGCAATTTTGGGAAATGGCTTTCTCTTATTTCTTCAGTACCCTCCAGAGTTATTTTATGCTTCACTGGTGTCTGGATCagccaaataataataacagactATAATTGGATCAGTCAGTTACatgattaaatattaaaataaaatgataaattgTGTGAAACAAGCAGGAAGAAATGAGTTACAAGTTCTACAGGAGCATCACTTTCCATTTTTTGCTTGTTCTTTGTAACCTGATTAATAATTCCCCATGCAAACTCATGTCCTGGAACTGAACTGCACTGTTTCTGCTTTGCTGGTAAATCAGGTTATGTAATCGGTTCATTGGAGAAATGATTGAGGTTTGGCTAAATTAGatgcatgcaaaaaaaaaaaaaagaacctggatgttttattttaaatgccaAAACAAACATAGAGGTGTGTTACAAATCACTGTGTTGTTTGCACACTTTGACACACATGCAGAGCTATTTAACTGGGATCAGAGGCGATGCGGGTCAATGCTCTAAGGGCGAGACTGCTAAAACATTCATGCCCAAGACGTTTTTTTGCAATCAGGAATCTTAAATACTGCGACCACATCTCTCAGCGTGGCAGTGACGTGCTGGCCTGGTCATAAAATTAAGGAGGAGTGCACTGATGTCATTGACCCAAAAGTTACGTTGACACCAAGTCACAGTAATACCATTAACCAAAGCGTTGCGTCTTGTCTGCCGTTTGTCTTTGCAGGAGCTCGTCGCTGTGGGTCTCAGTAACACCATTGGTGGATTTTTTCACTGTTACTGTGTGACTTCCTCATTGTCACGGAGCCTCGTCCAGGAGAGCACAGGGGGCAAGACACAAGTAAAAACAACTACTTCTGTGATCAAACAGCACAAACTGCAACTGTGCAAACGATTCAGGcactaaaataagaaaaaaggaCGAGGACGTTTTGAAgagcagttttttaaaaattggtcttcaaatataaagaaaaaaatccgtATTTGATGTGACAAGCATAAGATTTTAAATACATCCATTCAAACTGTTAAATACAGAAGTGTGGACGGTATGTCATTAGACCCTCGGGTCATGGATTGAGCGTCATCTGCCTTCATAATGATCTTACATTGAAGGATAAAAAGGAAAACTTCTGGACTGGCTGAAGCGTTTGCACAGATATATACAACTAATTACACCTGATTCTTATGTTCATCTTGAGACcattaattgtgtgtgtgtgtgtgtgtgtgtgtgtgtgtgtgtgtttggaaggTTGCGGGGGTGATTTCCTCCATCATTGTGCTGATcacagttttgaaaataggtCCTCTCTTTGAAGATCTCCCCAAGGTAACACTCTCCTTCCTGAGCCATTTCTTGCTAATGATCGCCATCCCCCTGGCAGTTTCAGAGCCGGTGAGGTTATCAGTATGTGTGATTTCATTCGTTTCTTTGTTTGCTCCTCAGGCCGTCTTATCCACAATCGTGTTTGTGAATTTGAAAGGAATGTTTAAGCAGTTCATGGACGTCCCTTTGCTGTGGAAGACCAACAAGGTTGACTTGGTAAGACTTAATCCTCTTTAACAGGCACCCTGCTCAGCTGAATACTGTGTGACCTTTGTGGCACCGTGGATCT contains:
- the LOC116330825 gene encoding solute carrier family 26 member 6-like: MEEKGSQSLEYFVKREVLDELCLDEVAQKGTWSTKPTLGDRVKDSLRCSVPRLKHILLTWIPVLSWLPRYSIRENALGDLISGCSVGIMHLPQGMAYALLASLRPVYGLYTSLFPVLVYFIFGTSRHISIGTFAVISIMVGSVTERLAPDSNFIVNGTNGTETVDIDTRDAYRVQVACALTVLAGLFQILLGVVRFGFVVTYLSEPLIRGYTTGSACHVCVSQLKYLFGVSPSRFTGPLSLVYTVLEICSLLPQTQVPELVVSLVALAVLIVVKEINDCYRQKLPLPIPIELIVVIAATVITHFCDLPSKYNIDVVGEIPSGLKAPSAPDTTFFSSVIGDAFAVAIVGFAINISLGKTFGLKYGYKVDSNQELVAVGLSNTIGGFFHCYCVTSSLSRSLVQESTGGKTQVAGVISSIIVLITVLKIGPLFEDLPKAVLSTIVFVNLKGMFKQFMDVPLLWKTNKVDLLVWLVTFISTVVLNLDMGLAVAIAFSMLTFIFRTQLPRYSILGNLPGTELYLDTDTYKEVKEIPGIKIFRSSATIYYTNAEMFLDTLQEKSGIEIGKLLSAKKKRDAKQKRKQEKEKKKTKKEAKKQESQMNIENISERTKGERNGTSVAFSMTETATDGLHKGQVNLAYQPDITMSDSDSDAGYDHITEFSGHGDEAKEQACDSGTHSIILDISTTSFVDTVTVKTLKNIFRDFGQVDLDICLAGCQACVVEQLEAADFFSASIPKTRLFITVHDAVLYILKKRGKADFVLDVSRNTQM